The stretch of DNA ttgttaattttttgaacTGCTATAAtttcttcaaattattttaatggttCTAAATTTAGTTTCGTTGATGTCGTTTTTATTAAAGGGTCAAGCTCTTGGTAAAGCTCTTAAAGAGAAATTGATTTGAGATTTTGGTCACAAGGATAATGAATACGagaataaatatattagaaTAAGAAATGTATTTTagtggtttttatttttattgcattttttgtaaattactaatagataaattaatatcactagtatattttgtgaaaaacaaTATGTGATATTCATGACTTGTATTATGACTACTAACTTTGCATACTGAAATATACATAGTTAGTAGTTAATATTTGTTAGTAaatgaacatatttttttagCAAGACTTATAAACAAACACAATAGTATTATGGaggccattttttttttcaacaacaacaactaaTGAACCTTTGAAAACATTCCCCCTTGTGTGAGTGTGaccctattttgtttttttaaatggatacaATAAACAATCACCTTTTGTAACAATAACTTGTGTTGCTGAATATGTATTGCTAATTGAGTTTTCTTACAATAATTCCATTTGAATAATTGAATATTCCATTTCTTACTATCTTTGTAAGATAATGAAGATCACTCCCTTAgcaatttatttatgtatttttacgAATGTAAACAAGAAGTGATGTGATTCTCTTTTAATAGTGCTCAAGTTAGTCAAACATTTTCAATCAATACTTGATTATTTTGGTGTTGTAAAATGATCGTTTTAATATTaaaccattttctttttcatccttCGTCtactatttttaatgtttacaaCATTGAGTTAATACTTGTATACATCGAAAATGGCGTTCTATGTTTAATTGAATTTAgattaaataactttttggattttcaaaatccaaaattattGTGATTTTGGAATAGTTCATGTTATGAAATGTGGGATCGAATGAAACTCAAGTAAGGCATGAGTAGGTCAGGTTAGAGCTCTCTCATGCAAGGTCAAATAAAGATAGACCAAAATCTTGGAAGGTTGGACTTATGACAATAAAAATTGAGCCATGCCAAAATCAAGTTAGACTAGGTCACTCTTAGCTTAGTTTGGGCCAAACTAAACATAATTTGGGTCGGTTCAGGTTGGTCTTAAGTCAAGTTGGATTAGACCAAATTTAGGTCATTCTAAATCAGGTTAAATCCAAGTCAAGTTAGGTCGGGACAAGAGACACGTTATGTTGGTTGGGTTGGGTCCAATCAGATTGGATCAAGTAGACATGCCAAATCGAGTTTAACTTTGGTCAAATTTGGTTAGGATTGCATCAGGCTAAATTGAGGGCAAAACCACGGTAAGTTAAGTTTAATAGGAACTAGGTCAAACCAAGTTACTAAAACTCAAGTTGGACTAAGTTGGCCTAGGGTCCACATCGAGTTAAGTTAGGACAAGTCCTTGTAAGATCATGTTAAGTCACCCTAAGTCCACTTGGAGTTAAATTGACCCAAGCATAAGTTATGTTGAGTCACCCAAGGTCCACATTGAACTTAATTGATGATTTGGACCGAGATCACATTATATTAAGCTAACACAAGACCACATTAGACCAATTCAGCCTAGAATAATGTCAAGATGAGTAAATTTATATCCAAATCGAGTCAAGTCAAGTTGGGTAAAGATAGGTTGGGTCAAAGTTATGTAAGGTCAAGTTGAATTGGATTAGATTTGACCCAAgttaaattgaaactaaattgagtCAAACTCATATTAGTTTGGATTGAGCTTGGCCAAACTCATATTAAATTAGCTCAAGTCTAGTCAAGTCAAAATGAGTTGGGtttgcaaatttattaaatttaatttaatctaagtTAAGTTGAGTTTATCCGCATACCGACCTAAATGAATCTAAGCATAACagattcaaatataattttaaaaagttaatttgatataatttaaattaaataagagaatctaattaaatttaatggAGTAAAAGtatatctaaaatttaatttattgaatttagaATGGATTAAAAAATATCTACTCGAGTATTACAATGCAAGCAATTATACATTTATGTTGaacacttatttattttatattcctCACAATCTTAatcattaacaattttattaatagtTGTAATCTGGCTTATGAAGTTACGCTTTGGATCATCAAAACGCAAGTGAGTGAATGCCCCATTCTTCTCTTAGCTTCTCTTTGAGCTGCTCAACTTCTTTTTCAGGCAAAGTAACGGTCACCATTCTCCCACTCTTCCCATCTTCTTCATCTTGCAATCCCGGCAGCACCAAAACGACACCGTCACCACCCACCCCACCAACTCCACAATTCACCACAACCGGTTTCTCTCCATTCAAAACAACCTCGTAAATACCATCTTCTTCCAAATCCACAAAAGTCAATCTTGCTCCATAAACCACCAAATTCTctttcccttccttctcttccaccAACTTCTCCACAACGCTATTCTCAACCCTTTTCTCCTCCCCAATCAGCTTCGCCAAATCCGCCACGTCGGATTTTCCAACCGCCACGTCTGCTTCAACCACACTTATAACCACGTCGTTCGTCGGAAACTCATCCGAGCCACCGCCACGTGTCAAAACTGTCACTATCTTTGGCTCCGAGTCTCTGATGCGTGCCACGTGTTTCCACACCAGAGCCGATAGAATCTCGAAGTACGAGGTATCGTTGGCCTGGTTTTGGTCGCATGTGAAGATGGACGTTACCAGATGGTTAAGTTGGTTGGGAGTAACGTGGAAAGTGTGGCTCACCATCTTGGTGTCGTTTGCGGCGAGCCAGAGATCCTCTACGGTCGTGACCATTTTAACGGAAATGGGATTCCCGTGATTCCCATTGTTTTGTGGTGGGGATGGAGCTGGTTTGTGACTTGTGACGTGAAGGGTTTTGGGTGGCGCGTGACCCGCGAGTATTCGACTCCACTTGGTGATGAAATTGAAAGCTGAAAAAGCATCTCCAAGAACATGGGACCAACTAAGCCCCACAGAAAGCCCACCACATTTGAACCAAGTGAACTGCACGCAAAACAAATAACATAATGACACATTGATAGTTAGTTGCATAGTACCACATAGAATTCTACGAGGACATATAAGGTCCACCAAGTGACAAAATTGGATTAATGATAACGATGAAAAGAAATTATGAGTTCAATTCTATCCACtaatataacattaataatCGATAATTATCTATAAAGAAAATTCACATAAAATACTTAACATCTGGGTTATGATTTGTTTTTTACACCATACTCTTCTTTCttaaattctattattattattttttatgttttatcttttcttgCTGTCACTTGTCCGATGTATGAGCCAATAATGTTGTCTGAGAGTTAATGAATGCACACCTAACCGTGGTCATTATTCAGGCACGAAGATTACGACAGATAACACCTATCGGATAAGAGCAAAAGCAATTGTGGAAAACGAAACCAGAAACCATAACTGTATTTCATTGAATAATTTGCCATTCATTTGTATTGGGAAAACTTGTCTATTCAAATCATGCAGAGTACTTAAGATAACAAAGTAGGTAGGCAAACAAATCTGTATTATCTGTTGTAAGATgtaatagttaacattattaattaataaggATATGAACCTCTAcgatataagtatttttttttaattatcatttatatCGTATACAAAGTGATATTACCAATATTTAAATCGACGTTGCTCCTAATAATTACACCTCTTACTTGTATTaacttatattaataattatagacAAATTTAAAACCACTTTATGCAacaggaaaacaaatatataaattaggaGAAAAATGTTCATAGGTCATATCGGTTGTTATACGAAGATGACGTTCTTATTTCCCAACCCCActccaatttatttatttatatatattcaaaatttcaatcttATTTGTAAAAAGAAGttctttcaattaaaataaaaacatttttttagcaACCCCTGATGTcgaaaacatttattatttatagtaacaTGTTGTGCTTTTTTTCCTTTAGTTTTTTCCCTGTTTTTTTAAGGTGTCATTTAAGATTATTTCAAAGAAATTAagaatacaataatttttttaaatcttagttaaacattgataaatttttattttacttattttatctGACCATGACAAATATAATCTAATTAAAACTAGGTGAAAAGTAAGATTAATACAAACTAAAATGGAGTAAAAATATCGTATAAAGATCAGAAAATaacagttaaataaaataaacaatttgcAAAAACAAATCTCGCAGCTAAATAAGGAGTAATAAATAAGCAGttctataataaaaacaattattgacGATTAACgaataacatattaaataattaatacttttaacaaataattattttattttctacactaattttttaaccaaaatatatatattttaaaaaaatatatctgagacaattttaattaaaaaaaagaagcaagCTAACAAccttcatttaatttaattgaactAATCAAATACACCCTCGCCTATTTTTCCATTAAATTAAACCACCTTACTTTTAATTCCCTTCCAAATTAATCCTTTTCTTTCATTATCCCAAAAGATGAGTGAATTTAATATCTCTGATGCGAAACAAAAGCCATTAATTAACTGGTGAAATTTCCATGAAGCTATAgtacaaattataaaaagtcTTTAAAGCAAGCAACGCAACAACACACTTTGTATCACACACCCAACTAACATGCCCAAAATTAGGACTTTAGGGTTGTTAATTATAGGCAACTCACATAAAAACCATCATAAAAAACGAAAAAGCTGGTCCGTGAAATAAAGTTTCACAATTCATAAAAAGAGTTTTTTCTGAAGACATTCTCAACTGTCAACAATAAATTAAAGCAATAACAGAAGAcgaaaagtaaaagtaaaaaagaaattacagTATAAAGataccttttattttatattttcaacaatataataattcaaagcaataaaaaaatgaagttttaaacagtttaaaacatattttttttttgtataaatatataaattaaaaagtataataattttgaagaaaGTGAAAATGGTGTACCTTAAGAAAGACCAAGGGGGAGAAACCTAGGTCAGGACCAAGCACGTGATCGGGGAGAAGAGCGTGATGAAGGGAGGAGCCGTTTTGATGGAACCATTCGCGAAGGGTGAGGTGGGAGTGAGACTCGGCGATGCGGACACCAGCGTCGTTGCACTTGATGAAGGGTCGACCCGATTCGGAGATGCGGATCCGACCCGAGAGATGGGTGACATGGTCGAGGAGTGGGAACATGGGTTTCTTGAGGTCGTAGATGGAGAGTCCCTGAGCAGCGTGGTTGACGAAGAAGTAGAGGGCTCTGATGTAGTGGAGCTTCAGGAGCAGGTCCATGGAGCTCAGCTGCCACTCACTCTGTTCGTCGCCGCGTGGGGTTGCCGGCACCACCGTTGAGATCTTGGAGCTCGGAGGCTGGGTTTCTTCCATAAGGGTGGTGGTTGTGatgaacaaagaagaagaaaagaagaagaagaaaaagaaggtttgtgttgtgttgtgttgtgtgtggtgtgtgtgaaGCTGTGTTATATAATGGTGTTAAACTTGAGTTAGTTATTAGTTGGTATAGTCTATAGATTGAGTTAAAGTGATGAGATAATAGGATCATTAATGAAGGAAACTGATGAATCAGcgagagaagaaagagaagaaacgAGAAGAAACTAAATGCGCAGAGGTTATGTGAACACAACAAGTAGTTACCACTCTCGCATcaaccaaatttattttactgtttattttttatttttttcatatagaACAATcacactacttttttttttttttctttttcttccatttctatTGTCATGGAgtttaatagaaaattttaaagaggAAAAGtagttttttctttcaaatggtcagtgtaattttttttttcaagagtgaatgtaaatgatttgtttttaataaataattactgtaattttctttttttaataaaattacataattacatGTTgtctaatttattaatattgttttttttaattgtaagtTTTTACAGTGTTATTCTAGTAATTGACACGAAAATAGAGATGGGATGGGCACAGCTCATAATGTTTATATACAAATTCTCAGGTCCTAAAATGCTTTGAAGTGGTATCATCATTTTACATTTTAAGCAAATTCTAACAGTTTTGTTTTAATGAAACttaaatatttagataattaattcctttaaaatatttttaatatggaatggttgttttttattattaagactcaagattttatataaaatatactttaatttgaaaactattatcattattcttaaatttgaaaCCTTTATCatcttattaaactttaattattcactttacatatcattttttttttcaatatatccTTTAGGAACATGTGGCTTTTCCGATGATGAAAATCTTAACTGGATTCTTTAGGAACGTTCTTGGTGCGCTCATGAAAATCTTAATTGGAAGCTATGAACGACATATTATTATGAAAGTATAGAAGAGTAGGTTTGACATAGGAAACTTTAAGAATTCGGAGTAAATATGTGATACATTGTATCTCATAAGTAATAATGGCGGGCACGATATAATGCTTTAGAAGAGCTTCTTGATATGGTAGGTTGTTTCCTAGATTTCTATGATGTAATGAAATCTCCTTGGTAGATAGCATATCATGAGATAGTCCAACGAGTTTACAGACAGCTTGTTCGGTCAGAGTCACTAAAAGCTTTTAACTGCATAGTTTTAATCGCGGATAAAGATACCGCCACAAGTTCCTTTTAGATATATGTAGCTCGAAGATGATTAGTAGTTATTCAAGAAACATATTGGCTTAAATAATTGAATGCAAAAGTGATGTCTGGTCTTGTATTTGTGAGGTAGACCAAATGTTCTATGAGTCTTCTGTAAAGAGTGATGTCTTCATCAATTAAATCTTCTTCATTATTGGTATGACGATTAGACTGAACCATATGAGTGGGAGTAGATGCATACTCAAGCATTATGGTGTCTCTAAGCAGGACAAGGACATATTTTCTTTGTGAAATGTGTATCCTCGTATTGTTTCCACTTTAATTCATAGGAAATATGTGACCtcccaaattttaaatatgaattttatgatCAAGAAGATCAATTATCCCATTAATTTCTGTTAGAGTCGCGCAATGGAATATTTGCGTTTAGACAAAATCAAGATGAGTGAATTggtttcttaataaaaattgtgctttacAATTTCCCCCTTTTTAAAGTTAGACTTAGCAACAAAAATCAATTCCTTTATGataacaacaaataaataaagagagcaagaaaaaagaaaattgcataAGGTATTTTATAATGGTTTagatcaaaagatcctacgtcTAATTGTTAATCACTCTTAAGAGATTAACCAAAcactaaaataaattgaatattacAATCATAGTACGAACAAATTAGGAAAGATAGTCCCTCTCTTGAAGCCACAAGAGATGAAAGACAAATCCATtgaatccacaagggatgaacaCCTCATTTGAGTCACACAAAGGATGAACAACTTAACCTAGCAAAAACATCAACACCTTATCACCTAAGGTCAGACTTAGTGAAATTTACACACTACTCACATTAGGCTTTTCAAAGCTTTTCATAGAGAGTTTTCAAGTTCTCAtactttttctaaattttgtatCTTTCAAATGAACTCCCCACTTCATTTATTAaagtaaatttcaaaattaggtTTAAAGGATGAAGAGTTAAGTTACAACTACCaccaataattgattattgcaATCAATAGTTGACTATTGtcgaaaaatgattttgaaaataattttactttgtagtaatcgattatcataagtgataattgattatcatcgtgtagtttaaagaaaattaatctcTTATGTGTTTCAGTGCTACAATTTTGGGACTCATAGACTTAGTCTAAAATAccttaataactattaaaagatattacaaAGGCAAAATatagcaaaaaataaaaaataaaagtcttcCAATTTCTTTGGCTTCTATTTCATCTTTGAACTTGGcatcatcatcaaaacaaaCTTTTTGAAGAAGAATGTccaacaatttcttctttttatcaacaatttctttaatattgtCTCTAGTAAGAATAATGTCATCCACATAAATCTAAAGGGCAATAATGAAGTTATTagaatgatttaaaattaatgaatggTTTGCTGgagaaaaagaatattaatgTACAATTAGAAATTGTGATAGTCTTGCATACCATTATCTTTCTACTTGCTTTAAATCACATAAGGAACATTATACATTGACCACTTGACTTTTACTTTGATGTTGTAGACTAGGAAGAAGTTGCACGTACACTTCTTTATAAAGATCCCAATGGAAACAAGTGTTATTTACATAAAGCTGCTTGATACTCCATTTGTTAACAAAGAGAACAACAAAGAAAAGTCTTAAGTAGAGAGTTTGGCAACAAGGATGAAAGTATCTTGGAAGTCAAATCCTTCAAGTTGAGTATATCTCTTTGCAACAAGACAAACTTTCTAATGTTCTCATTTCCACCATATTTGTGTTTGATTTTGTAGATCCACTTGTAACCGATAATGGTTTTGTTGGAATATAGTTTAGTTATAGTACAAGTATGAGTGGTTTAAAGAGCAACAATCTTTTCATTCCTAGCTTTAATCCAATTGTTGTCTTTGGAGGCTTCTTTGTAGTTCTTGGATtagacactacaagaaaaaaatgattttaacaaATGTTTGTTTTTACATTACCCAAGGTTAAAACCTCCACTAAGTCATTTACTTGAGGTTCTAATTTCTCCCACAAAACCATCCCTCGAAAATGTGTTcgtcacattttttttttgaacccAATGAAATGTTAATCAATTGTTTGGATTTTTTAGCCTTTTGTAAAACTCTGTTAATTAGTTCTACTGGTTTAAAAACCCTAGTTAACTACCATAGGTTTTGAAACCATTGTTAACTACCATGGATTTTGAAACCTCTACTAACTACCGTGAGTTTTGAAACCTCCGTAAATAccatagatttttaaattattaatattattttgttttactcatttatcatttatgcattcatatatattttttcaaccacaattatttacatttattgtatttatttatctatatttgagttatacaaaaatatatataacactcaTCGAATTAACaagttatttataaattgttagATTTCTAAAATAGGTTTACAATGTGCATTTACaatatatagttaaaatatttctCCATCGAAAGATGATGATTATGATGAAGTGTTTGTTTCAACTATATACTAACGACATAGAACCAAccttattttatgtataatcCAACATGTATTCAGCCTACAaacttacaaatttaaatagGACTACTAACACAGTTCAAAAACAGAAAATCCTACAAAgttcaaaaaatagaaaatcctATGACCTAATAAAATGCAAATCCACCAAATCTAGTACTAAACAATGAAAGTAAAACAAGTTCCATTTGTAGTTTATGTGGTATCCATGACTCAAAACATGTAATTAGTTATTGCAGGCAGTCTTGTGAAGAAATTTAAAGGCACTGGAGGTTTGTTTTGGGGCTTAGGGTGTTGTCTCAACACACCTAGAAAAGCACAAGTGAAGTAAGCACAATGATAGGATTCTCGTTTGGACACAACAAGTATAGAAATATGTGTACAAGTTGTTCATCTACCATGACTGAAAACACAGAGAAAATacaagagaatgagaaagaaaaagaaacacaatagaaaagataaagatgcaCAATAGAAGTGTTATTTTGAAGAGCTCTAATACCatattagaattatatataGAATCAATCCCAAAGATGCAAATAAGCGTTTTCTTCTGTGTTGATTATCTCAATGAACAAAGATGCATTGTCTCATAGTTGCACTATGCATAATGAATGTGGATAAAGATTTCAACACTATTGAAAACATCTTAGTTGATATTATTTATTGGAGATgttgttgaaaaatatattcatcttgttaaaaatacaataatgtaatttaattattatgtatgTTGTGGATATCTATACTTGCATATAAAGTGAATTGttctttcttttccattttactctttaaatatttaaagaaaaataactatttttttaattttattttttaagtgatcgTCTGTTTAAATTaaccatttttaaattttttttattaaaaaatcacctacaaaacaaataagaacTACTtacatcaaaattataaaaattatttatatttaattttataattatgataataataataacgataataataattttattatttttattattataaaaaagataaacgTTCACACACATATGTTTtcactaatataaaataaaatatatataatgtgtgCTATATatcatatactaaatatttaaaattaaattaacttactaatataaattttgtaaaataatataattccaTTAAAAAGAACTGCTTTGTTACTTATTATTACGTACCTACTAAAATCTGTCcctttgacattttttttcaaagtttattttatatatttttaaaataaataatctaagATAACACTGTAGAAAGAATACACGCTGATGTTATACTTCAAAAATATAAGTCTAAAAAGTGTAAATAAAGtaatttcttcaaaataatttcaatataaaaatgtaaataaaaaatacacaatttaataaaatcacaCTCTACATAAATATAGcatgttaatatatttaaatttaatataagtttattgttAACGATTATGGATTCTTCGGAGGTTGGATATTAATCACCTCATAGTAAATTTATTCGTATCTATATACCAGTTGaaagtatttgaaaaaataaacataatgatATAAATACCTTAAAATGCTTGCACTTAAATCAGATTAATGAAGTATTATTTACTGGTTTAAAAGAAAtgtatactaaaataaatactaataagGTGTGCTAgtgacataatttatttatttttctaagaacCAGGCTTTAGAACATGTTTCCATagacaaaaaaaacatattattttatgcatatttattattatttatatttcgtgaattattttttttaataaataaataaaatcaaaatattaaataatttttaatatattaaattttacaataaaatatatttaaacctaaaaaattattagtcaaTTTTTCGATTG from Vigna unguiculata cultivar IT97K-499-35 chromosome 8, ASM411807v1, whole genome shotgun sequence encodes:
- the LOC114193596 gene encoding protein ECERIFERUM 2, with amino-acid sequence MEETQPPSSKISTVVPATPRGDEQSEWQLSSMDLLLKLHYIRALYFFVNHAAQGLSIYDLKKPMFPLLDHVTHLSGRIRISESGRPFIKCNDAGVRIAESHSHLTLREWFHQNGSSLHHALLPDHVLGPDLGFSPLVFLKFTWFKCGGLSVGLSWSHVLGDAFSAFNFITKWSRILAGHAPPKTLHVTSHKPAPSPPQNNGNHGNPISVKMVTTVEDLWLAANDTKMVSHTFHVTPNQLNHLVTSIFTCDQNQANDTSYFEILSALVWKHVARIRDSEPKIVTVLTRGGGSDEFPTNDVVISVVEADVAVGKSDVADLAKLIGEEKRVENSVVEKLVEEKEGKENLVVYGARLTFVDLEEDGIYEVVLNGEKPVVVNCGVGGVGGDGVVLVLPGLQDEEDGKSGRMVTVTLPEKEVEQLKEKLREEWGIHSLAF